One window from the genome of Natrialba magadii ATCC 43099 encodes:
- a CDS encoding nucleotide kinase domain-containing protein — MSESLTQPDNIQNSLDEESLDLFWQFITERQKVWYRRVIEGRPSPWTDDEILQEYRFTNVYRELDPGTQYVIQNILEADASRQDKILNVMLYRLIGRLETHEHLGFQSRETFDAAEFEGKLKHRRDGLGETVFTGAYMVSGYNQMGSSDKVENVAALFGEITDDPEFFDDMLSTESLEGTYKLIRSQPGFGNFLSYQVLVDLLYPVDYYDGNSVLPFSPNDWSAPGPGAQKGLKQLVTEFNGFGRLDVMRWLRQNQQQEFERLDLDFPYLETEDKGGLELSLANIQNCLCEFYKYHKIRHSNGRARRCFRNTEARSHGELREMYERAPVISLPNSAD, encoded by the coding sequence ATGTCTGAGTCCTTGACACAGCCTGATAATATTCAGAACAGTCTTGATGAGGAATCACTCGATCTGTTCTGGCAGTTCATCACCGAACGGCAGAAGGTATGGTATCGTCGAGTGATTGAGGGACGACCGTCTCCATGGACCGATGACGAGATTTTGCAGGAGTATCGATTCACGAACGTCTACCGCGAACTGGATCCCGGGACGCAGTACGTAATTCAGAACATCTTGGAGGCGGATGCCTCGCGTCAGGACAAGATTCTGAATGTGATGCTATACCGGCTGATCGGCCGGCTCGAAACGCACGAGCATCTCGGATTTCAGTCACGGGAAACCTTCGATGCAGCAGAATTTGAGGGGAAACTGAAACATCGACGGGACGGTTTGGGGGAGACGGTGTTCACTGGCGCATACATGGTGAGTGGTTACAATCAGATGGGGTCTTCTGACAAAGTAGAAAACGTGGCTGCGCTTTTCGGCGAAATCACGGATGATCCGGAGTTCTTTGACGACATGCTTTCTACCGAATCGCTGGAAGGCACCTACAAGCTGATCCGTTCACAGCCCGGGTTCGGAAATTTTCTTTCGTATCAGGTTCTTGTTGATCTTCTGTATCCTGTGGACTACTACGATGGGAACTCCGTACTCCCGTTTTCTCCGAACGACTGGTCGGCTCCCGGTCCGGGTGCTCAGAAGGGGCTGAAACAGCTTGTCACGGAGTTCAACGGTTTCGGTCGTCTTGACGTGATGCGGTGGCTCCGCCAGAACCAGCAACAGGAGTTTGAACGGTTGGATCTGGACTTTCCCTATCTGGAGACAGAAGACAAGGGCGGCTTGGAGCTATCATTAGCAAACATCCAGAACTGCCTCTGCGAGTTCTACAAGTATCATAAGATTCGACATTCGAACGGTCGTGCTCGGCGCTGCTTCCGGAATACCGAAGCACGATCACATGGCGAACTACGTGAAATGTACGAACGAGCGCCAGTGATTAGCCTTCCCAACTCCGCCGATTAG
- a CDS encoding SAVED domain-containing protein, with the protein MTDPTGKMFVSYRRSQADIAEALITSLHEHGIRTWQDISDLPTEPTQPEIRNVLEVENPELAGGIVLVSEDVTKSDIILELELPGLHNRWKNEEEFFVVVALCPGIDYDDANEILSESPTLLDFSDWNMIKLGSTADTPAAADDVATAVLTERVRLNHERLDEDHPFDISLDTYAPPTHASRPAVTIDWSSYFADGAPTPDHWNQRLLPRLQRVIDLVEESAPGRSLRVRGQAHLPAAFALGHCLQTTRAIDATWLQYSAGQHNPWNLHTDQQDSGLESDFHVNDITGSDLAVLVSVTNEVDAAVGRSKSSLPDFSGVLELSLGDVIGSALNASEAAHAAHMFRQEVQRALNELSATSTIHLFMAVPAGLAFLFGQLSNTFPEIQTYLFETTNGARTYQPAASLGN; encoded by the coding sequence ATGACTGACCCAACGGGGAAAATGTTCGTCAGCTATCGAAGGAGCCAAGCGGACATCGCTGAAGCGCTCATCACGTCGTTACACGAGCATGGGATACGGACCTGGCAGGACATTTCCGATCTGCCTACCGAGCCAACCCAGCCCGAGATCAGGAACGTATTAGAGGTAGAGAATCCTGAACTTGCCGGTGGCATTGTACTGGTGAGTGAGGATGTCACCAAATCGGATATCATTCTCGAACTGGAACTCCCTGGTCTTCATAACCGATGGAAGAACGAGGAAGAGTTCTTCGTGGTAGTCGCGCTCTGTCCTGGGATTGACTATGACGACGCGAACGAGATCCTCTCCGAATCTCCGACACTGCTCGACTTCTCCGATTGGAACATGATTAAACTGGGGTCTACAGCGGATACGCCAGCAGCAGCCGATGATGTCGCTACTGCCGTTCTCACTGAACGGGTTCGTCTCAACCATGAACGACTTGATGAGGACCATCCGTTCGACATATCTCTCGATACGTACGCTCCTCCCACCCATGCATCTCGACCAGCGGTTACCATCGATTGGTCATCGTATTTCGCAGACGGGGCTCCGACGCCTGATCACTGGAATCAACGGCTTCTCCCTCGACTCCAAAGGGTCATCGACCTTGTGGAAGAATCTGCTCCCGGGAGATCTCTCCGCGTCCGCGGACAGGCTCACTTGCCAGCCGCGTTCGCATTAGGACACTGCCTCCAAACGACCAGAGCGATCGACGCGACGTGGCTGCAATACAGCGCAGGCCAGCATAACCCATGGAACCTCCACACCGATCAGCAAGACAGTGGATTGGAGAGCGACTTCCATGTGAATGACATTACGGGTTCTGACTTGGCCGTCTTGGTCAGTGTCACGAATGAGGTAGACGCAGCTGTCGGGAGATCCAAATCATCGCTTCCTGATTTCAGCGGCGTTCTTGAACTCTCGCTTGGCGATGTCATTGGATCAGCACTTAATGCTTCAGAGGCCGCACACGCCGCGCATATGTTTCGCCAAGAGGTGCAAAGGGCACTGAATGAACTATCTGCCACATCAACCATACATCTCTTCATGGCGGTCCCAGCGGGCCTCGCGTTCCTATTCGGTCAATTGAGTAACACCTTCCCCGAAATCCAGACCTATCTCTTCGAGACTACGAACGGAGCAAGAACCTACCAACCTGCTGCCTCACTAGGAAACTGA